In Rhodococcus sp. OK302, one genomic interval encodes:
- a CDS encoding MFS transporter — MIGTRKVLVSGLLLFALVSIAGTFSTSAEMLVGARAIQGVCAAMIAPAGLAALSQTFPTGHARAKDFGIGAMTSALGGALGVVLSGVLTEGLSWRWVMFAGTPVALIAAIAGARSLPAGQRAKGGSLDLPGAVFATTGIAILVGTVIGTESYSWTSGYVGRARLDPDDQCRSTTELVRSDQCRCNDIRSPLLGAVA, encoded by the coding sequence GTGATCGGGACTCGAAAAGTTCTCGTCTCCGGACTTCTGCTGTTCGCTCTCGTCAGCATTGCCGGCACCTTCTCGACCTCTGCCGAGATGCTCGTCGGAGCACGCGCAATTCAAGGCGTCTGCGCCGCGATGATCGCCCCCGCCGGCCTCGCCGCCCTCAGTCAGACCTTCCCCACCGGCCACGCTCGGGCAAAAGACTTCGGAATCGGAGCCATGACGTCAGCACTCGGCGGTGCACTCGGCGTCGTGCTGAGCGGAGTGCTGACCGAAGGACTCAGTTGGCGATGGGTGATGTTCGCGGGCACACCGGTTGCCCTGATCGCAGCGATTGCCGGCGCCCGCAGCCTACCCGCCGGCCAGCGCGCCAAGGGCGGTTCCCTCGACCTCCCCGGCGCCGTCTTCGCGACGACCGGCATCGCCATCTTGGTCGGAACCGTCATCGGCACTGAATCATATTCCTGGACTTCGGGTTACGTCGGTCGAGCCCGACTAGATCCTGATGATCAATGCAGGTCCACCACCGAGCTTGTTCGCTCAGATCAATGTCGTTGCAACGACATTCGTTCTCCCCTACTCGGCGCCGTGGCGTGA